A stretch of DNA from Ptychodera flava strain L36383 unplaced genomic scaffold, AS_Pfla_20210202 Scaffold_31__1_contigs__length_3010019_pilon, whole genome shotgun sequence:
CATCAATTAACAGACGCTGTGCTTTCAAAGACCAGTGTATGCTTGTATACCTGTTTGGAAATGTTGAAGGCAAACTGTCTTCTGTTGTTCTGTtcactttttgtcaaaagtcaCCGTCTGAAAACCTTTTAAGTTCAAAGATCTCCATGCAGGTTTTGACCATGTCGACCATCATGATACCGTGAATTCGTATCCGTTGAACTCTGAGTAACTCAAATATTTTAAGGTACCCCTCATTGATCCAAACATTGCCATTACTAGAAAAGTCAATAAGTTTGCTGTACATGAACATGTCTTTAAACTTTCTCCGATGACCTACTTTATCACTTTATAACTTCGCAGGTGACTTTTAGTACAATTTTGTCTCTAGCCATGTGCGTACTTAACATACGGTTTGTGTCAAATCACGTTAGTTTCAAATCATCACAACGCCAAGAGAATTAACTTATATACCTTGTACAAACTGTGATCGAAAAATTAACTTAGGCTTCGCATCTTCAAAAACATCGCACCCCATTTCCAAAGTGGTACATTCCAAAAGGTAAACATACTCTGAATTGACTAGTTACTCCACTCTTAGAAAGGGACGATAATACAATTCTAGCCTAACAGTGTATCATCGACATATTCATTGATACTGCACTATGGTTGGgagttttacattttgtttcGGGTGCCAGAAGCTTATTATATGAAAATTGTGCAGGTCTCATTTCTACAACTGTCCTTGAGGTAATTTAGTGAGCCTATATTAGCACACTGTGATCATTTCAATGACTGGTCTATAGCTGCAAACAAGTTATCAGGCCCATAGAAACAGAATTGAGATGATTGACCCTGTCACTTTAGAAGACATCTACATGAcgtcatatgcaaattatgcagcTATAATGATACATAGGGTGCACGTCTGGGTTACCACTAACGACTGGTACCAATCGTTAATGTTTCATCCTTCTCTTTGTTGATTTTaagtgtaaagcgcattgagattatttttaatgtaatgcgctatataagaaataaatattattattattaatcattGCCTCAAACCCTCGGAAAATTTTACGACTGATTGAAGTGCATACTTACTGAAGTGTGGTGTCCCATTGGTAAAAATTGTCTTAATGCCAATGCGGGCCGGGAAGCGCAAAATCTAGCTTGATAATTATAACAGAATCCTGAATTTATTCAGAAACTGACCCTCAACCAAAAAAACACATGCTTCAGGTATTGAAAGCACTGGAATATAAGAGACAGAACTTTAAATTTTGTGTGAATCAGTGACCTTATTAACATTTCAACCGTCACAATTCTGAACACCTAGCGTTTGTTTACACAGTTGTGACACACATCAACTCGTTGAAGTATTTTCGTTCACTGCATCTGTATGCGTTTTCAACACAATAGGTCTATCGGTTCGAGCCTGGATATCAGACTCCTTATCCAATATACTTAGTGTTGACAATACTCATAGCATTTCAACAGAAAGTAATCAGATTGGTGAAAGGCTAAGGAACATGATTTCTCATTTTTGATGACGCCATATTTGACAAATTCCTAGCTCGCATGAAACATTTAAGGTAATTCTGGACTTTCGCTCCAAAAGCTAGTGTCGGAGGTTTTCTGTTGTCATTGTCCAGCTAGATGTAATACATCACGTTGCCAAAATAACTAGCAGTAGTTGTAAACAGATCTTATCATAATGATTCAATATCAATGCGGCTAATTCTTTGGCCTTAGATCGTGCGACAAATAGCCCAAAATTATATTACGTACCCGAATGTTACACCAAGACAGTTTGAATTTAACTGATTCTCCACTATAATAGGAATTCAAATCACTGGATTTCAAAGGAGCGAGGTTGTAGATTTTGTGTGAACCAATGACCTCATAAATGTTTTCACCGTTATAAATGCTTAACATGTCGCATTTGATTACACAGTTGTGATACACATCTACCTGTTGAAGTGTGTTCGTTCACTTTGTTTGCATATGTTTTAAGGATCAGACGTCTTGTTTAATCCGCTGCAGTCACTAGCCTTTCATCTTTGTATCATTCATTTCTTcaatttatcatatttaggACCTTTAATGGCAGAGGAAAACACTTTTAATTGTTAACATATCTTACATAATAAATCTATTAATGCTGCGTATCCTTACACGGCCGCGGAGTTTTGATAAGTACTCCTGTGTTCGACCAGAAAAGCTGATTTCAACGGATTCACAACCAACTTCAGTCACCCGTATAATGTAACTCTGTGACAACGAAAATGACTTATGCCTATCAGCCTGAGTCAAATATATTGTGATTTTTAACGATATCTCAAACTTCTGTTTTGACAACTTCTTAATTAAAGGCTGTTGATGCTCACTTCGATAGCAAAGAGAGGAAAGCAAtagtttttcatgaatataaatAAACTGTACCGCGAATTGTGTATGTCattgttgtgtcatagttgctAGTGTGGTGGTTACTACTGAGATCAAGTAAAAACCAGACAGTATTGTTATCAACTCCCTTTTGCAATCCATAAGAGACTATGCTTGATGCTTATTGGCACATTCAAATAGGTGATATAACTTTGTAGTTTGTCATTCTAATTATGATGTCAATAAGTAGACCTTAGTcaatctttattttcaaatcaatcatgGCAAGTGTATAAGTAAACAAAATATGATTACACTTCAcactttcaattcaattcagttgAACAAAACTTCATTCATTTACTCGGGCCGATTGTTGTTAACAGTTTACTGGGGATCACTCAAGTAGATCGTGCAAGTATACATGGCGGACTGATAACGTGAGTGCGGTGAACAGCCCGACAGTGATTTTTCGCCTGAATGTGGCATATATTGGTCAAATGCAGTTACCAGGGTGATGATTTGCACTTTTGAAGGCATTTTCGATCGCTCTATGTAACTTTGAGGAACGCAAATGTTTTAGTGTGTTGGGTTTGGATTTCTCGCCGCTTTGTTGTCTCAAACCCACAATTCTTTTCACTACTATACCGAGgtattaatcaattaattaagCAATTGATATGCTGTGTAAGCGGATCCTTCAGTGGAAATCTTTCAGCAGACACGGCAATTTGTGGATATATGGACATCATATGAATAGCCATGAAACAATCGCTGCTATAAAACAATGCGTATATATATAGCATATAGATATGTCCTTGCACGAACTTCAACAAaagaattgaaacaaaatggacACGATGTCATGTAGGATCGTATCATAACAAAATTGAAGTATTTGTATAACACAGGGTGATGTCCTTGTGCAACCATTAAAAACTGCTCTTCAAGATCTTCAAAATAATCTTGTAGACGGACGGGCGAAGGATGAAAATGGTCAAGGATGGGTGGATATGGTCAAAACAATAAGTCTGCAACTTTGTCGCAGGAAGCTAGTAACAGTCATTTCATGATATTATCCGATACGCCATACAGTTATTTCTAGAATAAGCTGCGTTCGTATGTTCAAGCAATTTGGGATACTAAATCACACGTTGAAACCTTGGCATTCTTCATGTTCTATTATCATACGATTTCCAGTCTTTTTCAATTAAGATGCGTGTCTCTAATGTAGCAACTTGAAGAAAGCCACATATTCAATAAATGATTCGTCTTAACgaatacagaaatttgcgacATCCGGCACCGTGTTTCCGCATTATGCATATCTTCTATTTACATAATCTGTGGTGTAAAATATCGTGACACTCGTATTACAGTTTAATTCAAAGTCTTTTGTCGCGAGGATATGGTTTTATACTATACCGGTGTGTTTTCTGAACAATAAACATCTTATACTTCGTTCAGTAATGCAATCTGAAGTACATATTTTAGTCTATTTAAGACAGTCCTATTCTGAGTGTTATTTTGGTCTTTAGCAAGGCTTCTTTCTGATCTCGAGACAGTATGATCCGTTTGTTCTGTACTATGGTGTCTCCCACAGGTTTTGATATAGGCCGAACACGGGGCTCTTCTTGGTAAACAAAAATTCACAGAATTAATCATATACTTTGTTCCATTCTTCCTGACTTCAACCAAAGTACGCAGGGCATCGTTTGCTTTCCACTATCATTCCTCTTTTACCTTACAGTGATATATCATTTTATGTAATTCTTTACTCTAGATCACGGTTGATTTATCATCGAATTATATTCCCAATCGCTGAATTACTCTAGTCGTGGAAGCTGAAGAGAGATGTCTTCAAAGGATGGTGCTGTTAAGGATACAAGGTGAGTACATCTTGCTACAAACTACCGTAGTATCATCTATAACTATTCATCATTATGAGAGTATTGCAGTTCTGTTTTTCCCCTGACACGCGATAACCATATCTACAGCTTGGAATCAGGATATTGAAATGTTGTTTCGTATTACCATCCAACAATTTATCttgtaatttgttttcatatttcagtgaaaaagaACGTCCAGTTGCATTGGTCGTCTGCTCGTACCTAGGCTGGCCAATCACCGGTGGTGTGGCTGCTGCTATTCGACAATTGATATATGTTTTACATTCATTAGGGGTAGCGATATATTGCACTGCCTTCAAAGTAAATGACGACGATCAAATGAGTTAAACGAATTGGTGTCAATATTATTTATCCCGATCCTCCGGAATTTTATCGCCTCCGACCGGCAGATATTAGCTGGCTTCATAATCATGAGTTCTATTTCCCCGAACTTTGTAATATCGAAGCGGTAAAAATGGTATTCAGTTTTAGTATGGTTACATTCTATCAAGCCTACGCGATCAGAAAAAACCTTCCCTGACGCGTCATTCTATCTTGTCAATCCTTACAAGCCGGACACTCCTCTAACAATACTCGGTTACAATGAAAAAGAGTATAGCATTCTGAAAGATTTCGAAGCCAAATTTTGTGCAAACGCCAAGGCTGTGTTTTCTATCGGTTCcgaaatttttaaacaatttaatTCGTTGTATAAATGTTTTTCTACAGCTGTTAATCACCGAACATTAATGCTAACGCCGGATGATAAATTTTCCAAAATGAGAAGCCAACAGATACCCCGGAAAGtggaaattttcagattttgatGTTTGTTGATGAATGTGACATTGCAGAGCTGTCAAGCGAATCTAAAGTGGCACAAGCTATGAATGAAATGGCCGAATATCTTGACACATTGTCACAGCAACCTCCGAAATGGATCATTATTTCTATACCAAAAGGACGAGAGGGCGTTATTGAGAGCCGGCTCAAACCGCATCATCATCTACGAATCGAATTTCTTTCGTTTAATGgctcgaaagttttcaatctgTTACAACAATCGCATTTAGTTCTCGTGCCTCCCTCTTCCATCAACTCGATAAATTTGTCACTTTATACAATTGCGACTGGAACTCCGCTTCTGGTTCCAAAATATTCTCCAAGTCAGAAGGCCATCATGGAATATTTATCCTACGATTCATACGCTGATGATATCGTAGTCGATATGAACGAAAATTCAACCAATCTTAGTAGAAAATAGCAAAAGCAGTTTTAAACTATTCACCTTACCTCGAGAGGGCCGCAATATTGAGGAACAAGCTAGATAAAAGGCAAATGAAATCTCCATCCAAATGAAAGCGATGATGTCTGAATGTATATGTCAAAATGCTGATGTCAAACTACCAAGTCCTGTCGAGACGACAACTTTCAGATCGGGTAGGTATCCATCCTCTTAGACTAATTGCATGCCAAAGTGCTGGCATGACATGTTACTGCCTGAGTTGAAATCGAAATTTGTGTATTGTGTTGCGTCATAGGTTATTTCAGATTTGACACATAATCCTTCCATTCATGCCAAGCACTCGGTCCAACCATGGATTTCATTACAGTTGGAAAAATAGCATTTATCAAGATGGATTCTAGCATTTAAATCCAAATGGAAATGTTATGTAACTTTTTTGCAATAGATGGTTTTCACATTATAAATGTGATGATAATTTTAATTGCAGAAATTGCATTATAGTCCGAGCAGTAATCAAAATGACAGTCGCAATTTGCTAACTTATCGAACGAGTGAATAAAAGCCGATGGACTTAAGAGTGTATGACAAATACTCAAATGACGAGTTTTCCAGTGACAAATATTactgatttttttctgtctttacTCTGAACCGAATTTATTGTACCGACGGGCacatttttcatgtcttcaCGGGCTTGCATTCCTATATTGTTTGTCATCTGAGTTGCTCATTACATgaatttttgtgtcatttattTTAAGAAAACTCCACACATGCGGATTATTGCGGAAAAGATGAAAGGTCAAACACTTGCTCTGGAATGCCCAGTGGTGACACGGGAACAGAGGAGACTTCGCGTAAGTATGCACACTCCCTGACATTTTATTGGTAGGTAAACAATGCATGTCCAATGACAACGTAAGTCTCTTTTCGCCCTTGCAATGTGAGAATAGTTACGATATTACGAGTGACATCTCATATGTCTTACAGTCTGATGCATCAAATCTTGCTCCGAGTCATGGCAGTGTACGTTTTGGCAGCTGTTTTTGGTTTATTTCTCACAGTTCGTATCTCTAATAAATTGCTTATAATGTCTGATATGATCATTGATGATGTTCAAGTTGGAAGAGAACTCTGTCTGTATCACTCCTTCAGTAAGGGTGACCGTCGTGCATTCATAACTAATATCATTGACAAGGTATacgaaaaatattgataaacatacaatttagaaaaagaaaacaattacTAATGAAAAAAAGCGATAAAATTATAATACTTTTCCAAAGCTGAATTTTTGCACATTGTTCATGTATTAAAGGGCTTAAATCCCTATATTGAGTCGTTCTTTATAAGAGttaaaaataaaactgaaaacaCAGCAGCTATGGTCCCACAGCTAGGTGTACGACTTGAGTTAGTTTTAAATGCTAAATTTCAGCCTGATGCTGCTTGATGAACTCAAAAATACTTTGCACAACCAGCGACGGCGATGAAACAACGACATAATATTAAATTTCTCGTTGAGCGTTTTTTAAGTAAAATCCTTCAAGTTTTAAGTATAATCGATGCGTTGCGTTACCGTACTGTTTGCACGGTGTTGCATGGAATCAACTGTTATAGCACTCGCGATCTGACGTGTTCGTTTAGATTTTCTGTTAAGGCGAGGATCCTGAACCCACGTTCTTACTTCGCGTCAAAATAACGACATTGTTCActtgtgtttattttattttatcataccATATTGACGTTATAAATGGTGCGCTCGGTATTTGGTAGCGGATATAAAACCTCCCTTCGCTCGGTTATTTTCCCGTCAAAGATGCCAATGTTAACCCTAGAGGTCTTACATACGCAATCAATACCCTGAGTCTTTCTTGTCTTTTATAACCTCTAAAAATATCATTGTCTCATAAATATTTATAGTAAGTTTGATGAACTTTGGTGAAGTCCTCCTATTCATATGTCCCTAATTGGGAACGTTTGATAAATAAAGGATGTAGTAGCTAGCAgacttttattaatattttataatcGCATCTTCAAATccttagcaattttttttttcaaatttaatcacGCATGCATATTAAGGCATCGGTCTGGGACAGTTAATAGTTAAGAGTAGGTAACGATCAAGTTTTAGAAAGTTCTGTGGAAATTACTTTAAAGGACCAAAAATCTATTGAAACCTAATCTTTAGTGTATACAAAGTAGCATGTAAGCTCATTTAACAACCACTTATTCAGAATATTaacttttcacaatattttcttcaaaaatccGAAAGAATGcagtttttttacattttacggatatcttaaaatattaaatatatattcaaattacgGAAGTCACGTTAGGGTGTCTGTTATGATGAGTGATAATTGATCTTtttaatatacaaaaaaaacagacaaaagttTCGAGCTAATAAGTTGAAATTTTACCTTTTGTTTACCTGTATTAATTTGGTGtgaaatgtcaattttcagTCTCGTTACTATGCCTGTCACCATCTATTATATTTCATCTCGTAAAGTATAATAATTCTAAGAAGTCGGACCAAATTTCAGTCTATTCTGACCATTCCCTTAAATTAACACTGTCCGGTATATTGACCTACGTCTTCAAAATTTGGAGCATGAACGTAGTAATTTTGGTTTGAATTAGTATCTAGATACGTTTGCCACTATTAGAATCCTTCAACGTTGCTTTTACAACAAATCTGCCTCAGGTCAAATGCCTTCTGGAGTTAAATACAATGGATTCAAACCAAAGCCATCTCAAGAGGAAACAACGCAAAAAGCGAGCTGAAAAACAATCAATGTTCTTGGGAAATTTTGAGTGGTGCAGAATCCGGACGTTACATTGTTAAATTGtactcctttttcattttgacccaaaattttGCTTTGGACATTAAATGTCAGTTTACGATTCTGTACAAGAGAGGCACGTAGTAACTTTTTATCGAATGTTTATAAACGCACTTTTTAATTTAATTGTCCGATAGCTTATACACACGAAAAACGTGTGCACCTTGTTGTCGTGCTTTCTATTTTTTAATTACAAAATACAtattcatgacatttttacaggTCACGTGAGTGTAAAATGCGTGTCAGTGGTGGTGTGCCCAAGAACAACAAACCAATGGCTGACATAGAGGAGGATCTATTCAGACATGAAAGCACTGACACAAATGCTCAGCAGTACATGAATAGACTTACCTCGATTCATCCCGACATTTCCGGAGAAGGCGTTGAAAAAGGGTGTCTGAACTTCATCATGAGATGTGGTTCCGACGAGGCAGCTGACGCCTTGTGGAATGCCTATAGCAGTGAACGGTTAGATAGAATGGCGAATGAAACTTTTCTATCTATACGTATTCTGGATGATATCGGTGCAAGGATGCTGTCTTTGgaaacatttgtagattatCAGGAATACTTACAGTGTAAGGAAGAGATCACACGCAGAGGTATGTGGCAGTGAATTTTATCTATGCCAGGTAAATGCAACATCACGTAAATAGGATGCATAGGAAAGGAATCACTTCACCAAAAAGAAAAACTTAGAATAAAAGTAACAATTCTGAATATGTCATCAAAGTCAGGAAAGATTACCGCAAACTTTCAGTATCTTCCCATAGCTCCATCACCAATGAATTTGACCCTTTTCTACGATAGCTAACAGTGTTCCTATTTTTTATTCAAGtttaaaaattcaaagtttGGAAACGATGTTTGTATAGTACATCAGATTAGTATGAGATAATCTCTTGGTACAAGAAAAATGCATATCGATTAATAAATTAAAAGTACACGTATAGCCGTTTTGATTAACTATTCAAACATTCTCAACAGATATTAAATAATTGATCGACCCATCTAGTGACTTATTGATTGATCGACTAATTGCAGGAACCTGGATATGAACACGTTACAATTCTCTGTTACGGTCAattatcaactttggtctacATGTCTTGCCGAAACAACATCCAATATCTCATATTCTTGGTAACATATGAAATGACAAATCGAATCAGATGATTTTCACTTATTGTTGTCTTTCGAAATGTTCAATTGATGCCGCATCTACCAATGGATCACTTTTAATTTTATGCACCTGAGTTTGTAAATCCAGAGGTCTGTCACGTTGTCTAAATGccaactttgaaaatgttattttatacaaatatacaaatcaaaGGAAAAGCTAATTAAAATGGAActtgttttgatattatttaGTCGGCAAGAAACTCGCCCGTGACTTGGCAATCAAACTGCTCGTTTCTTTTGAGCATTGCCATTAAATCTTCAACGATCGCACAAAGTATTGTAACAGATTCTCCCATGCTTGCACATTCTCTTTTTCTTAGATATAAACAGTCAGGTATCTTCAGAAGGTGCTACACCACCAGAGGATTTAGTTGACGTGGAGCTGGTAAACATTGGAAATATGGAACTTGAGAAGCTGGCGAAACAACAAAGCATCAGTCTCCAAGAGGAGCAGATCGAAGTGAAGATAGAGACCAAGGACAAGCTGCAGTCGACAGTCTTTAGTAACGGTCAAACCTTCAGCGAGAGTGAGAAATCCTGTATGGATGAGTGGGTGACGCTGAAAAGAAGAATACAACAATCT
This window harbors:
- the LOC139127415 gene encoding uncharacterized protein; the encoded protein is MRVSGGVPKNNKPMADIEEDLFRHESTDTNAQQYMNRLTSIHPDISGEGVEKGCLNFIMRCGSDEAADALWNAYSSERLDRMANETFLSIRILDDIGARMLSLETFVDYQEYLQCKEEITRRDINSQVSSEGATPPEDLVDVELVNIGNMELEKLAKQQSISLQEEQIEVKIETKDKLQSTVFSNGQTFSESEKSCMDEWVTLKRRIQQSPAKLVLKEDGDKLKQRKKMLTYDVLSMKYITKGRLKNSRR